From the Lolium rigidum isolate FL_2022 chromosome 2, APGP_CSIRO_Lrig_0.1, whole genome shotgun sequence genome, one window contains:
- the LOC124687259 gene encoding transcription factor bHLH95-like has product MAQDDDINNHNTLQATSSDSMNPCKDMSGGEDSKGSSRLVVVGAIDKGKGVAKTEGEDQVGGSNGKISPPHVAAAARDGRSGGHRGNRELHITTERERRKRMSTMFNELHSLLPTLPDKVDKSSIVTETIHYIKSLEGTLMELEKRKQEMQLGRGKVGAAANSGISSSAMAITPTALVAQAPVVLPDAGIWPTGAAPAPPITVGMVTPAPVGLQTWSGQNVVLSLSGNDAWINVCVARRLGLLTMVMAVLEKHNIDVVTLGISSDNARTMFTIHARINGATNQLGYNVRPEEIYKLAVSEMMVWLSE; this is encoded by the exons ATGGCTCAAGATGATGATATCAATAACCACAACACACTGCAGGCGACCAGCTCCGACTCGATGAATCCCTGCAAGGACATGAGCGGGGGCGAAGACTCCAAAGGCAGCAGTCGCCTGGTTGTCGTGGGTGCTATTGACAAGGGGAAGGGTGTTGCAAAGACAGAAGGAGAAGACCAGGTTGGTGGATCTAACGGTAAGATCAGCCCTCCACACGTCGCAGCTGCTGCCAGAGATGGCAGATCAGGCGGCCACCGTGGCAACAGAGAATTGCACATCACCACGGAGCGTGAGAGGAGGAAACGGATGAGCACGATGTTCAACGAGCTTCACAGCCTCCTCCCCACCCTCCCTGACAAG GTTGACAAATCAAGCATAGTGACGGAAACGATACATTACATCAAGAGCTTGGAGGGGACGCTGATGGAGCTTGAGAAGCGCAAGCAGGAGATGCAGTTGGGACGAGGCAAGGTCGGTGCCGCAGCCAACAGTGGGATCTCATCTTCAGCGATGGCGATAACACCTACAGCCCTGGTGGCACAGGCGCCAGTTGTACTGCCAGATGCTGGGATCTGGCCAACAGGAGCAGCGCCAGCGCCACCTATAACTGTTGGCATGGTGACGCCGGCGCCGGTGGGGCTACAGACGTGGTCAGGGCAGAACGTCGTCCTAAGCTTGTCGGGCAATGATGCATGGATCAATGTATGCGTGGCACGACGGCTGGGCTTGCTGACAATGGTGATGGCCGTGCTCGAGAAGCACAACATTGATGTAGTCACCTTGGGGATCTCGTCTGACAATGCCCGGACCATGTTCACCATCCATGCTCGC ATAAATGGGGCGACCAACCAGTTGGGATATAATGTGCGACCTGAGGAGATATACAAGCTGGCTGTGTCAGAGATGATGGTTTGGCTCTCAGAATAA